The window GGGGTGCGGCTCTGCCGGAAACGGCAGCGCTCACACCCCTCATCCGAGCGCCTTCGGCGCCCACCTTCTCCCTCAATGGGAGAAGGACGCATTCTTGCGCTCTAAAGCCTTCCGGCTGCTTGAGCGCTTAGGCCGCCTTCAGCAGCTCGGCCTTCTGGTCCGCCGCCGCCTTGATGCGGGCTTCGGCGATGGCGTCGGCGATCAGGTGGGTCGGCTTGTTCTCGACGACCGAGCGCTCGAGGATTTCCTCGAAGGTCTCCATCAGGCGCGACAGCTTGCCTTCGACCCACGAGGCGTCATAGGCGCCGCCCGACTGGCGAGCGTTCATTTCCGAGGCGACGTTGATGATGCCGCCGCCGTTGACGACGTAGTCAGGGGCGTACAGCACGCCGCGGCGGAACAGCTCGTCGCCGATGTCGGCGGTGGCCAGCTGGTTGTTGGCGGCGCCGCAGACGGCCTTGACCTTGAGGCGGTCCAGGGTCTGCAAGTTCAGCGTCGCGCCCAGGGCGCACGGGGCGTAGATGTCGGCGGCGACGTCATAGATGGCGTCCGGAGCCACGATCTCGGCGCCGGTCTTGGCGGCCACGGCTTCCAGGTTGGCCTGGTTGACGTCGGTGATGATCAGCTTGGCGCCGGCCTTGTGCAGCATCTCGGCCAGATAGGCGCCGACATGGCCCACGCCCTGCAGGGCCACGGTCAGGCCGGTCATGTCGTTCTGATTGAACAGACGGCGAGCCACCACCAGGTTCGAGCGGAACACGCCCTCGGCGGTGACGGGGCTGGGGTCGCCCGAGGCTTCCGGGCCGTCTTTCAAGCCAAGAACGTATTCGGTGACCTTGCGGGCTTCGGCGATGTCCTCGACCGAGGTGCCGACGTCTTCAGCGGCGTAGTAGTGGCCGCCCAGGCCGTTCAGGGCGCGACCGAAGGCGCGGAACAGCTCCGGCGACTTCTGGGTGCGACTGTCGCCGATGATGACCGACTTGCCGCCGCCCATTTCGAGGTCGGCTACGGCGTTCTTGTAGCTCATGCCCTTGGACAGGCGCAGGACGTCTTCCAGGGCCTCGGCGGCGGTGGCGTAATTCCACATGCGCGTGCCGCCGACGGCGGGGCCGCGCGCGGTGGAGTGAACCGCGACGATGGCCTTCAGGCCGGTTTTCTCGTCGTGGAAGGCGTGGACGCCTTCATGGTTCGCGAAAGAGGGGGAATCAAACAGCGTCTTGCCCATGACAGGCCTTTCCTGGGGTATTTTTTATTGCGCGAGGAGATACGCCGCGCCCGCCTAAACGGCAAGCATGACGGTTTCGCGTCAGGAAAAGGGTCAGCGTGCCTTGGGGTCGGCTTCCAGGATGGGCAGCACCGGTTGGGCCCTGGACGGCAGGGGCGCGGCGGCGTCGCGCAGCCAAGCCTCGACGTCGCGATAGATAACTTCGCCCTGCAGGTCGCGATTCAGGATGTGCCAGCCATTCGGATAATAGGCCGTACGCAGGTTGGACCGTTCGCCCGCACGCTCCAGCGCCAGCCGCATCGGCCCCTTGCGCACGATCTGGTCATGACCGCCGTACAGCAGCAGGGTCGGCTTCTCGACCGCGCCCAGACGCATCGACGCCGCCTCCATCAGGTCGACCAGGCCATGCATGGAATCGAACCGGGTGGAGATGATGCTCTGCGGATCGCGGCCGTTGCGGATGAGCTCCAGCGTATTGTCCGAGGCGCGAATGTTGCGGACGGCGAAGGCTGGCGGCTCAACCGCCCTGTCCCCCATCAAGCGCGCGGCGGCCCAAAGACCCGCCCGATTGAACGGACTCTGGCTCGACCAGCCCCAGACGCCGGGCGCCAGCAGGACGACCCGATCGGCGTCGGGCGGGGTCTCGCCTCCGAAGGCGGCGATGGTCGAGGAGCCGCCCATGCTTTCACCCGCCACCACGATCAAGGCGTTGGGGCGCTCGGCGCGCACCAGCGCGACGATGGTGCGCAGGTCGGCGCTGGTCAGGCTTTCCTGTGCGAACTCGCCGCGATGGGGCGACAGGCCGAAACCGCGTTGGTCATAGGCCCAGGTCTCGATGCCGCGCGTCGCCCACCACGGCCCGGCCAGCCGGAAGGAGGCGTAGTGATCGTTGAACCCGTGCAGGGCGACGATGACCGCCCACGGCTCCTGCCCCTCGGGGCTCCAGCGCAGATAAGGCAGCCGCGCCCCGTCCTGAACCACAAAGGCGCCGCGTCCCAGCGTCCCGGCCTCGATACGCGAGCCATGGAAGCCGTTGGGCGGAGTCTGCGCGCCTTGCAGATGCGGCGTGGCGCAGGCGGACAGGGCGAGGGAGAGAGCCAGAAGGCCTGCCGTCAGTCCGCTCCGCCAAATGCTCACGCCAGAATCTCCGCTGTCCTCTGGCGAAGGTAGGGCAGAACCTCGACCTCGAACCACGGGTTTTTCTTCAGCCAGGCCGTGTTGCGCCACGACGGGTGCGGCAGGGGTATGACGGCGGGGGCGTAATCACGCCAGGCGCGCACCGTCTCTGTCATGCTGGCCTTGGCCCGGTCGCCTAGAGCCCAGGCCTGGGCGTAGCCGCCGACCAGCAGGGTCAGCTCGACATTCGGCAGTTCGGCGAGCAGACGAGGCCGCCACAGCTCGGCGCAACGACGCGGCGGGGGATAGTCGCCGCCTTTTGGGTCCGTGCCGGGAAAACAGAAGGCCTGGGCGGCGACGCCGAGGCGCGGGTCGCCATAGAAGGTCGCCTGATCCACGCCCAGCCAGTCGCGCAGACGATCGCCGGACGGATCGGTGAAGGGCAGGCCGCTCTCATGCACCCGCCGCCCTGGCGCCTGACCGCAGATCAGCAGCCGGGTTTCGGGCGCGACCATGACCACCGGGCGCGGCGTGTGGGGCAACTGCCCCAGACACGCCCGGCAGGCGCGGATCTCGGCCAGGACGTCAGCCAGGCCGTTGTCCGCTTCAGTCGAAGTCGTCATCCGATTTTTCGACGGGCGGCAAGGCCGCCAGGGCCGCGGCCGTCTCGGCCTCGGTCGGCAGGCGTAGACGGATCACGCCCTTGAAGGCGTTCGGATCGACCGCCTTGCCCTTCTTGGTGATGGTCAGCTTGCCCTGACGCATCAGGCCGAGCGCCGTGGCGCGCACCTTGGGCAGCATGCGCTGCCACTGCTCGGGCTGCAGCGCCTTGGCCACGTCCGAAGGTTCGATGCTCTTGCCGCCGACGTTCTTGGGATCGGCCTTGGCCAGTTTTTCAAAAATGGCCGCTTCGATTGGATCGTTCATCGGGTCTATATGCTGCAGCGCAAGATCGGAAAGAAGGCGTAATCGGCATGGTCGCGAAAATCACCATAACAGAAGGCGAGTTCGCCGGCTGGCAGACCTACGATCTGCACGACACCTTCGACGTGGTGGTCGGCCCCTTCTACGGCAAGCTGGACCCCGACGGCCATATGCGCTGCGCCTTCCGCGCCGAACAGAAGCACATGAACGCAGGCGGCCGGATGCACGGCGGCTGCCTGATGACCTTCGCCGACATCGCCATGTTCCAGATCGCCTATCAGGAGATGGAGGGGGCGTCCGGCGTGACGGTGCAGCTGGATTCCACCTTCATCGACGGCGCCTATGTCGGCGAACTGATCGAGGCGACCGGCCAGGTCACCAAGGCCGGCAAGAGCCTGATCTTCGTGCGCGGCCAGATCACCACCGGCGAACGGCTGCTGATGACCTTCTCGGGCGTGATCAGAAAGTTCACGCCGCGCGACTGACCCCTACTTCGCGGGCGAATAGACCACGCGGCAATCGCCATCGACCGTGGTGTAGCGATTGTTCGCGGCGTCCACGAAGGCGACCCGGCCGCCGTCGCTGTACTCGACCTTGCCGGTCGAGCGACCCTTGAAGATTTCAACGCCATAGCTCCAGCAGGTGATCTCGGCGGGGCGATCGCTGAAGGTCGCGTCATTGCGCGCGCGCCGGCTTTCCGTGCAGGCGGCGGCCGATACGGCAAGACCGAGGACGAGGGTGATCGTGACAGCTCTGTTCATACCGCACAGCTTGGCATGACGGACACCGCCCGAAAAGACGCCTTAGACCCCCGCCTGAGCCGCTGGACGCGCGCGGCAGCTCTCCAGCCAACGGGCCAGATGGGTCAGTTCCTCGGGAGGCCGGTATTTGACCAGTCGGGCGAAGTCCAGACCGACCGCCGCGACGATGTCGGCGATGGTGAAGCGGTCGGCGGCGATGAACTCATGCTCGGCCAGCTGGCGATCCAGGGTGTGCATGAACTTCTCGGCGCCGAGGCGGCTGTATTCCGCCACCTGGGGCTGAGGGGCTTCCAGAGCGGCCAGGGCCGGATGGCTGAAGCGAACGTTCAGCATCATGGGATTGGCCAGGTACATTTCGCACCGACGCGTCCACATCTCGATCAGCGCCTGTTCCTTCGGATCGCGGCCGAACAGGTTCGGCTCGGGATACAGGGCCTCCAGATAGCGGCAGATGGCGATGGATTCAGAGATGCAGGTTCCATCGGCCAACTCCAAGGCCGGAACATGCGGCACGCCGAACTTGGCGCGATAGGCTGCGGTGCGGTGCTCCCCCGCCAGCAGGTCGATCTCAACCCCTTCGACGTCGGTGACGCCCTTTTCCGCCATGACCCACCGAACGCGGCGCGGATTGGGGGCGCGGCGGCTTTCATACAGCTTCATGGCACAGCCCTCCGATGGCGGTCAGAACCCTGCAGACAAACCCTATTGCCCGAACACCGAAGCCGGCATGGCCCCGACAATGCAGGCGGTCATCAGCGTGGCCAGGAAGCCGGCCAGCAGCGCCTTCCACACCAGACCCAGCACTTCCTCGCGCCGTTCCGGCATCAGCACAGACAGGCCGGTGACGGTGATGCCGACCGAGCCGATATTGGCGAAGCCACACAGGGCATAGGTCATCAGCATCCGCGTGCGCTCGGTCATCTCGCCGTCCGGCACGGCGCCCAGTTTGATGAAGGCGACGAACTCGGTCAGCGTCAGCTTGACCCCCAGCAGCCAGCCGGCCGTCTGTGCGTCGGCCCATTCCACCCCGATCAGCCAGGCGACCGGCGAGAAGAGCACGCCCAGGATGCGCTCGACGCTCAGCGGTTCACCGCCGATCCAGAAGGCGCCCAGCATGACATTGGCCAGGGCCACCAGGGCCACGAAGACGATCAGCACGGCCGAGATGTTCAGCACCACCATCAGGCCGTCGGACGTACCCTTGACGATGGCGTCCACGGCGCTGTCGTACTTCAGCGCCGAGTTGTAGTCGGCTACCGCCCCGCCCTCGCCCGGCTTTTCAGGGATGATGACGCGGGCCAGAAGAACACCCGCCGGGGCCGAGACAATGGAGGCGACCAGGACATGGCCCGCCGCATTGGTCAGGACCGGCGCCAGGATGGTGGCGTAGGCCACCATGGTCGAACCCGCGACGGTGGCCAGGCCGACCACCATCATCAGGAAAACTTCCGAGCGGGTCAGCTTGTCCAGATAGGCGCGGATGACGATGGGGCTCTCGATCATGCCCAGGAAGACGTTGGCCGCCACCGCCAGGGCCGAGGCGCCGCCCAGACCCATGGTGCGCTGGAACAGGAAGCCGAAGCCCAGCGTGATCCACTTCAGGATCTTCCAGTGCCACAACAGGGCCGACAGGGCCGAGATGACCAGGATCAGCGGCAGAACCTTGAAGGCGAAGGTGAACAGGGCGCCCTCATTGGCGACGGCATAGGGTTGGTCCCCGCCCGCCAGATAGCCGAAGACGAACTTGGTCCCTTCTTCGGTGGCCAGCTCCAGCCCCTTCACAGCGTTGTTGACGCCGTCCAGCACCACCTGCGAGCCGGGAATAGCGAAGGTCGCCAGCACCAGCGCCGCCTGCACCAGCACCGCCCCGATGGCCAGACGCCACGGGAAGAGCTTGCGGTTTTCGGACATCGCCCAGCAGACGGCGATGATGACGACCAGCCCGAACAGGCTTTGCAGGTTCAGAAGGCTGAACATGGGAAAAGGCGGCTCCGCGACCGACCGACGGCCGAGGGCCGCCTTTAAAACCTGCTTGAACGCTACCGCGCGCCTTCTGGTCAAGAGCGCATGCGGCGTCCTGCCGCGCCAAAGCCTCGCCGCAGCCTAAACTTCGCCGTTATGCAAGACGCCAATCACCGTTACGTCATCAACGGGGAGAGATCGGATGCGCAGGGAACTGATCTGGGCGGCGGCGACGTGCGCCCTGCTCGCGGGGTGTCAGGACGCGTCGCGCCAGCAAGCCGACGAGTCGGTGGACATGGCCTTGATGGAACCGGCGCCGCCCGCTAGCGCCGCGGCGACTGCGTCAAGCAGCGCCGTCGCGCCGATCGTCGCGCCCAGTATCGCCTACGCCTATCGTTTCGGGCTGGAGCTTCCGGCAGACGCGGTGCCGACCGTCATGGGGCGACACGAACAGGCCTGCATCGCCGCTGGTCCCTCGGCCTGTCAGGTGATCGGCTCGAACTCCAACCGCGTCGGCCGTGATTCCGTCCAGGCCAGCCTCGAGATGCGGGCCACGTCCGCCTATGTCGCCCGCTTCCGCGCGGCGCTGGACGGCGAAGCCAGAGACTCAGGCGGGCGCGTGGCTCAGCAGGCCGTCGAGAGCGAGGACCTGACCCGCCAACTGGTCGACACCGAGGCGCGGATGCGGGCGATGGAGACCCTGCGAGACCGGCTTCAGCAGCTTCTGACCACCCGCAGCGGCACGCTGGAACAGCTCCTGCAGGTCGAGCGCGAACTGGCGCGCGTTCAGGGCGAGTTGGACGCGACGCGCTCGGCCCTGGCCGTCATGCGGACGCGGGTGCAGACCTCGAAGCTGGACGTGACTTACAGCACGGCGGGGCAACTGGCGCCCGACAGCGCCCTGCGGCCGGTGACCGACGCCCTGGGCCAGGCCGCCTATCTCTTCATGTCGACGCTGGGGGCGCTGATCATGTTGCTGGCCGGGGCCCTGCCCTTGTTGCTGGTGATCGCGCCTCTGACGTGGCTGGGGTGGCGGTGGCGTCAGAAACGCGCGGCGCGCAAGAAAAAGGCGGAGGGCGAACCCTCCGCCTGATCGCACTTTCCTTTCCTCCCCATTGCATGGGGAGGTGGGTCAGAGCTGGCCCCGGACCAGCTTGCCGTAGTCGTCCATCAGGGTCAGCGACAGTTCGCCCGGCGTGAAGCGGTAGTCGCCGATCTCGCTGACCGGCGTGACCTCTGCGGCCGAACCGGTGAGGAAGCATTCCGAGAAGTCCGCAAGCTCTTCCGGCAGAATGTCGCGGATCACCACCTCGATCCCCTTGGCCTGGGCCATCTCGATCACGGTCTGGCGGGTGATCCCGTCCAGGATGTGATCGACGCGCGGGGTGTGCAGGGCGCCGTTCTGGACGAAGAAAACGTTGGCGCCGGTGGCCTCGGCGATGTAGCCGCGCCAGTCCAGCATCATGGCGTCGGCGTAGCCGCGTTTCTCGGCCGCCGTCTTGGACATGGTGCAGATCATGTAGAGGCCGCCGGCCTTGGCCGTCGACGGGGCCGTGGCCGGGTCGGGGCGGCGCCACTTGGCCCACTCCAGACGGATGCCCTTCTTCTTGACCTCGGGGTCGAAATAGCTGGGCCACTCCCAGGCGGCGATGGCCAGGTGGACCTTGCTGTTCAGCGACGAGACGCTCAGCTGCTCGGCGCCCAGATAGGCCACCGGACGAATGTAGCAGTCCGTCATGCCGTTCTTTTCACAGGTTTCCTTGCAGGCGGCGTCGATCTCGGCCACGCTGTAGGGAATGTCGAAGTCCAGCAGCTCGGCCGAGCGCTTCAGCCGTTGGCTGTGCGCCGTCAGCTTGAAGATTTCGCCGCCGTACATACGCTCACCCTCGAACACCGACGAGCCGTAGTGAAGGCCATGGGTCAGAACGTGCGTTTTCGCGTCCCTCCAAGGCACGAACGCGCCGTCAAACCAGATCCAGCCGTCACGATCGTCGAAAGGAACGAAGGCCATTGAATAACGTCTCCTCGGGATGTGGTCCGGTTACACTCTTCTCTCCCGCCGCCGTCAACGCCTTTGCGTTCGGCAGGATCGCCTAAGACATGACTGATACGCGTTCGAACGGCCGCTCCGGCCCCATCGCAGCCCCCGGCACGGGTCGCCACCTGCTGATCGTCGACGACGACGACAGAATCCGCGAACTGCTCAAAGAGTTCCTGGCGCGCGAAGGCTATCGCGTCACCGGCGCCGCCCACGCCGGCGCGGCGCGGCGCCTGGTCGAACTGATCGAGTTCGACCTGATCGTCCTGGACGTCATGATGCCGGGTGAAAGCGGCTTCGACCTGACCAGCTGGATCCGCAGCCAGGCAGCGCTGTCGAAAACCCCGGTCCTGCTGCTTACGGCCAAGGGCGATCCTGACGACCGGATCGAGGGGCTGTCGCGCGGCGCCGACGACTATATGTCCAAGCCGTTCGATCCGCGCGAACTGGCGCTGCGAATCGAAGCCATCCTGCGGCGTACCGGCGGCAAGCCGCTGACGCCGCGCGAAATCCATATGGGAGCGGCCGTGTTCGACATGGAGCGGCTGGAGCTGACTCGGGACGGAGCGCTGCAGCGCCTGACCGAAGCCGAGGCGCAGCTGCTGAAAACCCTGGCCATTCACGCCCACTCGCCGGTCGAGCGGATGAACCTGTCGCCGGATACGGCCGACATCACCGGCCGCGCGGTGGACGTGCAGGTGACGCGCCTGCGCCGCAAGCTGGAGTCAGACCCCAAGAACCCGCGCTATCTGCAGACCGTGCGCGGAATCGGCTACATGCTGGCGCCGGACTGAGCCGACATGCGGCTGCCGCCTCTCAACGTCTGGGCGCGCATGATCAAGCGCCGCCTGCCGACCTCGTTGTGGGGCCGCTCCCTGCTGATCATCGTCCTGCCCGTGCTGATCATGCAGGGGGCCGTAACCTGGGCCTTCTTCGACGCCCACTGGCAAGCCGTGACCGCGCGTCTGTCCGAGGGGTTGGCGGGGGATGTGGCCTGGGCCGCGGAAAGCTACCGGGACCAGCCGACGCCGCAGAACCTGACCGTCATCGCCGACAGGGCTGAACGGTCGATGCAACTGTCCATCGCCTTCCAGGAAGGCGCGGTCCTACCCAGGGAACGTCGGCGCGGCGCGCTCGGCGTTGTCGATCGCACGCTGGAAAGGGCCCTGGCCTCGCGGCTGGATCAACCCTTCTGGTACGACACCACCCGCTACCCCGCCTATGTCGACATCCGCGTCCAGGAGCCGGGCGGCGTGCTGCGCGTCATCGCCCCGCGTGAACGGGCGGTGGCCACCCAGGCCCATATCTTCGTCCTGTGGCTGACGATCGCGACGGTCCTGCTGCTGGGCGTGGCGGTGCTGTTCATCCGCAATCAGGTACGCGCCATCGAGCGCCTGGCTGACGCCGCCGAGGCCTTCGGTCGGGGCGAGAGCGTGCCCCGCTTCAAGCCTCATGGCGCGCGCGAGGTGCGAGCCGCCGCCACCGCCTTCCTCGACATGCGCGGGCGCATCCAGCGTCATATCGACCAGCGCACGGCTCTGCTGGCCTCGGTCAGCCATGACCTGCGAACGCCCCTGACCCGCCTGCGGCTCGAGCTGGCCCTGGCGCCGCCGTTCAAACGGGCCGAGGCGATGAAGGGTGATCTGGACGAGATGGAGCACATGATCGACGAATACCTGGCCTTTGCCCGCGGCGAGGCAGGCGAGGCCATGCAGGCCGTCTCGGTCCCCGAAATGCTGCGTCGCGCCGCCGAAGACGCTCGCCGCGCCGGAGCCGAGGTCACGGTCGAAACGCCCGATGACCTCGACGCCATGTTGCGCCCCCTCGCCTTCCGTCGCGCCCTGAACAACCTGGCCGGCAACGCCGCCGTTCACGGCGAGCACGTGCGGCTCTCGGCTCGCCCCCTGCCCTCGGGTGGGCTCGAGATCGCCGTCGAGGACGACGGCCCTGGCATTCCCGACGACATGCACGAGGAGGCCTTCCGGCCCTTTTCCCGGCTGGACGCCTCGCGCAACCAGAACAGCAAGGGCGTCGGTCTGGGCCTGGCCATCGCCCGCGACGTAGCCCGCGGCCACGGCGGCGACATCACGCTGAGCCGCAGCGATCTGGGCGGCCTTAAGGCCTCGATCCGTCTGCCCGGATAAATCGTCGCGGCCCTCTGGCGTGACTGTAAAATCATCGCCATCTTGATCCCGTTCCAGGGGGGCCTGGATCAGGAGTCCGCATGATGCGTCGTTTCGCATTTCTCGCACCGCTCGCCGCCACGCTGGCCATCGCCGGCGCCGCTGCCGCCCAACCCTCCGCCGTTATCGTCACCGTCAGCCCCGACTTCGCCAAGACTGCCGAAGAACTCGGCCAGCGCGACGTCCGGCAACAGGTCGAAGACCTGACCGCCACGGTCACACGCGTCCTGACTGATCGTCACGCCCTGGAAGGGGCTCGTATCGAGTTGACGATCACTGACCTGAAGCCCAACCGCCCGACCATGCAGCAGACGCTCGACAAGCCGGGTCTGGACCCAATGCGCAGCATCTCGATCGGCGGCGCCGCGATCGAGGGCATGATCACGACCGCCTCCGGCGAGGTGCACCCGGTCAAGTATGACTATTATTCCCCCAGCCTCGCTGACGTTCGCGGCTATTCCACCTGGCAAGACGCCCGCACGACCTATGACCGCCTAGCGCGCAACCTGGCTGCGGGACGCTACGTCAGCCGCTGAGTTCGGTGGACTTGGCCACGGCCGCCTGAACGGCGCTCTCGACCGCTTGGTCGAGGGCGCCGTCTGCGTTCAGGGCCAGAAGACCGGCTTGGGTCACGCCCCCGGGCGAGGCCACGCGGTCAATCAGGGCGTCCAGAGCCTCGGCCCCCTCAACGCCCGCCGCGGCGGAGCGCAGGGTAGCGCGCGCCAGACGCACGGCGGCCTCGGGCGACAGGCCCTCCTCGATCCCGGCCTGGGCCAGGGCGCGGGTGAAGGCGAAATAATAGGCAGGCCCGCAGCCGGACACGGCGGTCGCGGCGTGCATGGCGGCTTCGTCGTCCAGATGGACGGTCTCGGCGATGGGAGCGAACAGAGCCTCGCCCACGGCGCGAGCGGCGGCGGCGGCGGCCCAGATGGTCGCCACGCCCTGGGCCTGGGCCACCCCGGTCGTCGGCATGATGCGGACAACAGAGCGCCCGTTGAAGCCCTTGGAAATCGTCTCGCCCCTCACCCCGGCCATGACCGAGACGATCACGGCGTCGGGGGCCAGATGCGGCAGGAGCGAGCGAGAGGCCTCGAACCACTTGGCCGGCTTGACCCCGATGACGAAGGCGCGCGTGTCGGCCAGAGCCTCGAGCGGCGGATTGATCCGGGCGCCCAGGGCCCGCGCCGCCTCGGCGGCGGGCTTTTCGGACGGGGTCAGGATGATGAGGTCGACGGGATCGACCGCGCCGGTCTTCAGCCAGCCTTCCAGGATGGCCGAGCCCAGCCGTCCCACGCCTTGCAGGACGACAGGCCCCATCTTCCCGCCTTTGGTCATCAGGCGGTGCCCACGGTTTCGAACAGGCAGGCGTCGATGGCTTCCTGCGCCTTCTTGGAGCCGCGCACCATGAAGTCGAAGGCGGGATAATAGCGGTCGGCGGCCTCGATGGCGGCGTCGATCATGGAGGCCGCCTGGGCCAGGGTCGGACGCTCGCTGTGCGGCAGGGCCAGCGAATGGCGGAAGACGATCTCGCCCTCGTCCGGCCAGATCTCGAAGTGACCCAACCAGGTGCGCTGGTTGATCATCGACACCAGTTCATAAGCGGCGGCGCGGCGCGTCTTCATGACCCGCAGGTCCAGCGCGCAGCACAGCTGAAGGCAGTCGCCCTCGGGCCGCCAGGCGAACCACAGCTCATAGTCCTTCCAGTCGCCCGCCAGGGCGAAGGCCAGGTCGCCGTCGTCCGTGCGGTCGAACGGCAGGTTCTCCGCGTTGAGAACGTGCTCCACGACATCCAGAGGGTCGTAGGGAACGTCGACCTCTTCGGGCCGGGCTGCATCCATCAGGGGTTCACAATCTTCACTCGAGGGGTCGCGACTCACGACCTGCAAACGAACGGTAAACGTGTTCGCAGATTCGGCTCAACCGGCGGTGTCAGCGTCAGGCTTCGCAGCTGTGGACGTTCCGACATTTGCCTTTTTCGCAGGCGATTTCTGAGCCTTAAGCTCTGCGATCTCGG of the Brevundimonas pondensis genome contains:
- a CDS encoding glutathione S-transferase family protein, giving the protein MKLYESRRAPNPRRVRWVMAEKGVTDVEGVEIDLLAGEHRTAAYRAKFGVPHVPALELADGTCISESIAICRYLEALYPEPNLFGRDPKEQALIEMWTRRCEMYLANPMMLNVRFSHPALAALEAPQPQVAEYSRLGAEKFMHTLDRQLAEHEFIAADRFTIADIVAAVGLDFARLVKYRPPEELTHLARWLESCRARPAAQAGV
- a CDS encoding uracil-DNA glycosylase family protein, yielding MTTSTEADNGLADVLAEIRACRACLGQLPHTPRPVVMVAPETRLLICGQAPGRRVHESGLPFTDPSGDRLRDWLGVDQATFYGDPRLGVAAQAFCFPGTDPKGGDYPPPRRCAELWRPRLLAELPNVELTLLVGGYAQAWALGDRAKASMTETVRAWRDYAPAVIPLPHPSWRNTAWLKKNPWFEVEVLPYLRQRTAEILA
- a CDS encoding Glu/Leu/Phe/Val family dehydrogenase, translated to MGKTLFDSPSFANHEGVHAFHDEKTGLKAIVAVHSTARGPAVGGTRMWNYATAAEALEDVLRLSKGMSYKNAVADLEMGGGKSVIIGDSRTQKSPELFRAFGRALNGLGGHYYAAEDVGTSVEDIAEARKVTEYVLGLKDGPEASGDPSPVTAEGVFRSNLVVARRLFNQNDMTGLTVALQGVGHVGAYLAEMLHKAGAKLIITDVNQANLEAVAAKTGAEIVAPDAIYDVAADIYAPCALGATLNLQTLDRLKVKAVCGAANNQLATADIGDELFRRGVLYAPDYVVNGGGIINVASEMNARQSGGAYDASWVEGKLSRLMETFEEILERSVVENKPTHLIADAIAEARIKAAADQKAELLKAA
- a CDS encoding NupC/NupG family nucleoside CNT transporter; translation: MFSLLNLQSLFGLVVIIAVCWAMSENRKLFPWRLAIGAVLVQAALVLATFAIPGSQVVLDGVNNAVKGLELATEEGTKFVFGYLAGGDQPYAVANEGALFTFAFKVLPLILVISALSALLWHWKILKWITLGFGFLFQRTMGLGGASALAVAANVFLGMIESPIVIRAYLDKLTRSEVFLMMVVGLATVAGSTMVAYATILAPVLTNAAGHVLVASIVSAPAGVLLARVIIPEKPGEGGAVADYNSALKYDSAVDAIVKGTSDGLMVVLNISAVLIVFVALVALANVMLGAFWIGGEPLSVERILGVLFSPVAWLIGVEWADAQTAGWLLGVKLTLTEFVAFIKLGAVPDGEMTERTRMLMTYALCGFANIGSVGITVTGLSVLMPERREEVLGLVWKALLAGFLATLMTACIVGAMPASVFGQ
- a CDS encoding DUF3253 domain-containing protein; translation: MNDPIEAAIFEKLAKADPKNVGGKSIEPSDVAKALQPEQWQRMLPKVRATALGLMRQGKLTITKKGKAVDPNAFKGVIRLRLPTEAETAAALAALPPVEKSDDDFD
- a CDS encoding DUF4349 domain-containing protein, with translation MRRELIWAAATCALLAGCQDASRQQADESVDMALMEPAPPASAAATASSSAVAPIVAPSIAYAYRFGLELPADAVPTVMGRHEQACIAAGPSACQVIGSNSNRVGRDSVQASLEMRATSAYVARFRAALDGEARDSGGRVAQQAVESEDLTRQLVDTEARMRAMETLRDRLQQLLTTRSGTLEQLLQVERELARVQGELDATRSALAVMRTRVQTSKLDVTYSTAGQLAPDSALRPVTDALGQAAYLFMSTLGALIMLLAGALPLLLVIAPLTWLGWRWRQKRAARKKKAEGEPSA
- a CDS encoding branched-chain amino acid aminotransferase; translated protein: MAFVPFDDRDGWIWFDGAFVPWRDAKTHVLTHGLHYGSSVFEGERMYGGEIFKLTAHSQRLKRSAELLDFDIPYSVAEIDAACKETCEKNGMTDCYIRPVAYLGAEQLSVSSLNSKVHLAIAAWEWPSYFDPEVKKKGIRLEWAKWRRPDPATAPSTAKAGGLYMICTMSKTAAEKRGYADAMMLDWRGYIAEATGANVFFVQNGALHTPRVDHILDGITRQTVIEMAQAKGIEVVIRDILPEELADFSECFLTGSAAEVTPVSEIGDYRFTPGELSLTLMDDYGKLVRGQL
- a CDS encoding alpha/beta fold hydrolase; translation: MSIWRSGLTAGLLALSLALSACATPHLQGAQTPPNGFHGSRIEAGTLGRGAFVVQDGARLPYLRWSPEGQEPWAVIVALHGFNDHYASFRLAGPWWATRGIETWAYDQRGFGLSPHRGEFAQESLTSADLRTIVALVRAERPNALIVVAGESMGGSSTIAAFGGETPPDADRVVLLAPGVWGWSSQSPFNRAGLWAAARLMGDRAVEPPAFAVRNIRASDNTLELIRNGRDPQSIISTRFDSMHGLVDLMEAASMRLGAVEKPTLLLYGGHDQIVRKGPMRLALERAGERSNLRTAYYPNGWHILNRDLQGEVIYRDVEAWLRDAAAPLPSRAQPVLPILEADPKAR
- a CDS encoding PaaI family thioesterase encodes the protein MVAKITITEGEFAGWQTYDLHDTFDVVVGPFYGKLDPDGHMRCAFRAEQKHMNAGGRMHGGCLMTFADIAMFQIAYQEMEGASGVTVQLDSTFIDGAYVGELIEATGQVTKAGKSLIFVRGQITTGERLLMTFSGVIRKFTPRD
- a CDS encoding response regulator: MTDTRSNGRSGPIAAPGTGRHLLIVDDDDRIRELLKEFLAREGYRVTGAAHAGAARRLVELIEFDLIVLDVMMPGESGFDLTSWIRSQAALSKTPVLLLTAKGDPDDRIEGLSRGADDYMSKPFDPRELALRIEAILRRTGGKPLTPREIHMGAAVFDMERLELTRDGALQRLTEAEAQLLKTLAIHAHSPVERMNLSPDTADITGRAVDVQVTRLRRKLESDPKNPRYLQTVRGIGYMLAPD
- a CDS encoding ATP-binding protein — its product is MRLPPLNVWARMIKRRLPTSLWGRSLLIIVLPVLIMQGAVTWAFFDAHWQAVTARLSEGLAGDVAWAAESYRDQPTPQNLTVIADRAERSMQLSIAFQEGAVLPRERRRGALGVVDRTLERALASRLDQPFWYDTTRYPAYVDIRVQEPGGVLRVIAPRERAVATQAHIFVLWLTIATVLLLGVAVLFIRNQVRAIERLADAAEAFGRGESVPRFKPHGAREVRAAATAFLDMRGRIQRHIDQRTALLASVSHDLRTPLTRLRLELALAPPFKRAEAMKGDLDEMEHMIDEYLAFARGEAGEAMQAVSVPEMLRRAAEDARRAGAEVTVETPDDLDAMLRPLAFRRALNNLAGNAAVHGEHVRLSARPLPSGGLEIAVEDDGPGIPDDMHEEAFRPFSRLDASRNQNSKGVGLGLAIARDVARGHGGDITLSRSDLGGLKASIRLPG